Proteins encoded by one window of Phytohabitans houttuyneae:
- a CDS encoding PH domain-containing protein, whose product MDALTWRVPGKVPAVKLAAATAILAAGLLFADGDVVRLVLAAAVAAALALWAARDLFVPVRLAADPEGVTVVAGLTGRRHLAWSEIERVRVDTRPRLGLRTETLEIDAGESLHLFNEYDLGVPPAEVAAALEPLREGGRL is encoded by the coding sequence ATGGATGCCCTCACCTGGCGCGTGCCCGGGAAAGTGCCCGCCGTGAAGCTGGCCGCGGCCACCGCGATCCTCGCAGCCGGCCTCCTGTTCGCCGACGGCGACGTGGTCCGGCTCGTGCTCGCCGCCGCCGTGGCCGCGGCGCTCGCCCTGTGGGCGGCGCGCGACCTGTTCGTACCGGTGCGGCTGGCCGCCGACCCCGAGGGGGTCACGGTGGTCGCGGGCCTCACCGGCCGCCGGCACCTGGCCTGGTCGGAGATCGAGCGGGTACGGGTGGACACGCGGCCGAGGCTCGGCCTCCGCACCGAGACACTGGAGATCGACGCGGGCGAGTCGCTGCACCTCTTCAACGAGTACGACCTCGGTGTCCCGCCGGCCGAGGTGGCCGCCGCGCTGGAGCCGCTACGTGAGGGCGGCCGTCTGTAG
- a CDS encoding acetyl-CoA C-acyltransferase: MRDAVIVGAVRTPVGRRKGGLSEIHPVDLSAHVLRALAERTGLDPVHVDDVIWGCVSQIGEQSWNIGRNAVLGAGWPESVPGTSLDRQCGSSQQAVHFAAATVLSGQAELVVAGGVESMTRVPMGSSAAGQWAFGEGVRERYGDDGFSQGVGAEMIAARWGFSRLQLDEYSLASHQKAAAAQDAGAFKEEIAPVGPIDSDEGIRRDTSLAKLAELATPFKADGVVTAGSASQISDGAAALAVTTTDFAREHGLRPLARIHTAVVAADDPVVMLTAPIPATAKALRRAGLGIEEIGVYEVNEAFAPVPLAWLAETEADPERLNPRGGAIALGHPLGGSGARIMTTMLSHMRDNQIRYGLQTMCEGGGMANATILELL; encoded by the coding sequence ATGAGGGACGCGGTCATCGTCGGCGCTGTTCGCACCCCGGTCGGGCGGCGCAAGGGCGGCCTTTCCGAGATCCATCCGGTTGACCTGTCGGCGCACGTGCTGCGCGCGCTCGCCGAGCGCACCGGGCTCGACCCGGTGCACGTCGACGACGTCATCTGGGGCTGCGTCTCGCAGATCGGTGAGCAGTCGTGGAACATCGGGCGCAACGCCGTCCTCGGCGCCGGCTGGCCGGAGTCGGTCCCGGGCACCAGCCTCGACCGCCAGTGCGGCTCCAGCCAGCAAGCGGTCCACTTCGCGGCCGCCACCGTCCTTTCCGGGCAGGCCGAGCTGGTGGTGGCCGGTGGCGTCGAGTCGATGACGCGGGTGCCGATGGGCTCGAGCGCGGCCGGCCAGTGGGCCTTCGGTGAGGGCGTGCGCGAGCGCTACGGCGACGACGGGTTCAGCCAGGGCGTCGGCGCGGAGATGATCGCCGCGCGGTGGGGTTTTTCCCGTCTGCAGCTCGACGAGTACTCGCTGGCCAGCCACCAGAAGGCGGCCGCCGCGCAGGACGCCGGCGCGTTCAAGGAGGAGATCGCGCCGGTCGGGCCGATCGACTCGGACGAGGGCATCCGGCGGGACACCTCGCTGGCGAAGCTCGCCGAGCTGGCCACCCCGTTCAAGGCCGATGGCGTGGTCACCGCGGGCTCCGCCTCGCAGATCTCCGACGGCGCTGCGGCGCTTGCCGTCACCACCACGGACTTCGCCCGCGAGCACGGCCTGCGGCCGCTCGCGCGCATCCACACCGCCGTCGTCGCCGCCGACGACCCGGTGGTCATGCTCACCGCGCCGATCCCGGCCACCGCGAAAGCTCTGCGCCGCGCGGGCCTCGGCATCGAGGAGATCGGTGTGTACGAGGTGAACGAGGCGTTCGCCCCGGTGCCGCTGGCCTGGCTCGCCGAGACCGAGGCGGATCCCGAGCGGCTCAACCCTCGTGGCGGCGCGATCGCGCTGGGCCACCCGCTCGGCGGTTCGGGCGCCCGCATCATGACGACCATGCTCAGCCACATGCGGGACAACCAGATCCGGTACGGGCTGCAGACCATGTGCGAGGGCGGCGGCATGGCCAACGCGACGATCCTGGAACTTCTATAG
- a CDS encoding sensor histidine kinase, producing MPDRPELTQLLPIVRRRPLGRTLTARAVLAACAVAVVSVLVTALIAVPIAVRAVERQARDSLEQQVQVAAKLLRPRLGSGRTGDEERLIRQLRTEEIDAYLIRAGEPDRPGLPPQVVARVAAGKNVNTVRPVGGRPSIVVGQALAQGNGIVLVSPRPTGLRRQVLGIVWLPLLAGLAAGLGAGVLIARRMVRPIRNAATAAARLRAGDRRVRVPVEPPQEAADLAYALNDLAAALATSEGRQREFLLSVSHELRTPLTAIRGYAEALADGVVAAEGAQRAGQTMLAEAEHLDRLVSDLLALARLEAADFPLAPVRIDLAALVRDAAEAWGGRCAAAGVVLRVDVPATGVSAFTDPGRIRQVVDGLLENALRVLPAGAPVVLAAWSAPAGAVLEVRDGGPGLSDDDLAVAFERGALRQRYEGVRKVGSGLGLALAAGLVRRLGGTIEAGHAPEGGARFTVTLPPYEPRTQA from the coding sequence ATGCCTGACCGCCCCGAGCTGACCCAGCTCCTGCCGATCGTGCGGCGCCGACCCCTCGGGCGCACGCTCACGGCCCGCGCGGTCCTCGCCGCCTGCGCGGTGGCGGTGGTGTCGGTGCTGGTGACCGCCCTCATCGCCGTGCCCATAGCGGTGCGCGCGGTGGAGCGGCAGGCGCGCGACTCCCTCGAACAGCAGGTGCAGGTCGCCGCGAAGCTGCTGCGCCCCCGGCTCGGCAGCGGCCGTACCGGCGACGAGGAGCGGCTCATCCGCCAGCTGCGCACGGAGGAGATCGACGCGTACCTGATCCGGGCCGGCGAGCCCGACCGGCCGGGCCTGCCGCCGCAGGTCGTCGCGCGGGTCGCCGCCGGTAAGAACGTCAACACCGTCCGCCCGGTCGGCGGCCGTCCCTCCATCGTGGTCGGGCAGGCGCTGGCCCAGGGCAACGGCATCGTGCTCGTCTCGCCCCGCCCGACCGGGCTGCGCCGCCAGGTACTGGGAATCGTCTGGCTGCCGCTGCTGGCCGGCCTGGCGGCGGGCCTCGGCGCCGGCGTCCTGATCGCCCGCCGCATGGTCCGCCCGATCCGCAACGCGGCCACCGCCGCCGCCCGCCTGCGCGCCGGCGACCGCCGGGTGCGCGTGCCGGTCGAGCCGCCGCAGGAGGCCGCCGACCTGGCGTACGCCCTCAACGACCTCGCCGCCGCCCTGGCCACGAGCGAGGGGCGGCAGCGCGAGTTCCTGCTGTCCGTCTCGCACGAGCTGCGCACGCCGCTGACGGCCATCCGCGGGTACGCCGAGGCGCTCGCGGACGGCGTCGTCGCCGCCGAGGGGGCGCAGCGGGCGGGACAGACGATGCTCGCCGAGGCCGAGCACCTCGACCGGCTGGTGAGCGACCTGCTCGCGCTGGCCCGGCTGGAGGCGGCCGACTTTCCGCTGGCGCCGGTGCGGATCGACCTCGCCGCGCTGGTACGGGACGCCGCCGAGGCGTGGGGTGGGCGGTGCGCCGCGGCAGGTGTGGTGCTCCGGGTGGACGTCCCCGCGACCGGGGTGAGCGCGTTCACCGACCCGGGCCGCATCCGCCAGGTCGTCGACGGCCTGCTGGAAAACGCGCTGCGCGTCCTGCCGGCCGGTGCGCCGGTGGTGCTCGCCGCCTGGTCAGCACCCGCCGGCGCCGTCCTGGAGGTGCGGGACGGCGGCCCGGGGCTCAGCGACGACGACCTGGCCGTGGCATTCGAGCGCGGCGCGCTGCGGCAGCGCTACGAGGGGGTACGCAAGGTGGGCAGCGGCCTGGGACTGGCGCTCGCCGCGGGGCTCGTACGGCGGCTGGGCGGGACGATCGAGGCTGGGCACGCGCCCGAGGGCGGGGCCCGATTCACCGTGACGCTGCCTCCTTACGAACCCCGTACACAGGCCTGA
- a CDS encoding glycosyltransferase family 2 protein, with amino-acid sequence MKLSILMPVYNEEDRVADALKQALAVDYPCEIELVVVDDGSRDGTAEVLGRADDARLRVITHQRNAGKGAAIKTAVQAAEGEYMVILDADLEYDPQDIPKLLAPVLDGRATVVYGNRTFGSHSAYSFWYVMGNKAVTTAANVLFNSYIGDLETCFKLMPVALYRSLDVHSRGFGMEAEVTGKLLRRRIRPYEVPISYRARGREEGKKITWKDGVEALFILGRERARRRKS; translated from the coding sequence GTGAAGCTCTCGATCCTCATGCCGGTCTACAACGAGGAAGATCGCGTCGCGGATGCCCTCAAGCAGGCACTCGCGGTCGACTACCCGTGCGAGATCGAGCTGGTCGTGGTCGACGACGGCAGCCGTGACGGCACCGCCGAGGTCCTCGGCCGGGCGGATGACGCCCGGCTGCGAGTGATCACCCACCAGCGCAACGCCGGAAAAGGCGCCGCGATCAAGACGGCGGTGCAGGCTGCCGAGGGTGAGTACATGGTCATCCTCGACGCCGACCTCGAGTACGACCCGCAGGACATCCCCAAGCTCCTCGCCCCCGTGCTCGACGGCCGCGCCACCGTGGTCTACGGCAACCGGACGTTCGGGAGCCACAGCGCCTACAGCTTCTGGTACGTGATGGGCAACAAGGCCGTCACCACCGCTGCCAACGTGCTGTTCAACTCGTACATCGGCGACCTGGAGACCTGCTTCAAGCTGATGCCGGTCGCGCTGTACCGGTCACTCGACGTCCACTCCCGCGGCTTCGGGATGGAGGCCGAGGTGACCGGCAAGCTGCTGCGCCGCCGCATCCGGCCGTACGAGGTGCCGATCAGCTACCGCGCGCGGGGCCGTGAGGAAGGCAAGAAGATCACGTGGAAGGACGGCGTCGAGGCGCTGTTCATCCTCGGTCGCGAGCGGGCCCGCCGCCGCAAGTCGTGA
- a CDS encoding transketolase — MTTSTSTPNGSPLRSLRSSVASAPYDAHSLSARARLGELLTRLTGDEKHAPSAYSTLDVLWVLYDRVLRASPGSVDDPDRDRFLLSKGHGPAAYYAVLAAKGFIPEEWLDDLAGPDSRLGHHPDRLLVPGVEIGSGSLGHGLGLGVGTALGLRAQGLTDPRVYVLVGDAELDEGSNHEAIAYAGTTGLDSLTAIVIDNQSSTHGWPGGLASRFHGWTSSTVDGRNHDAIEAGLRAHTGAAPHVVVAVVEKKG; from the coding sequence ATGACCACATCGACCTCTACGCCAAATGGCTCGCCTCTGCGCTCGCTCCGCTCCTCGGTCGCTAGCGCTCCCTACGATGCTCACTCGCTGTCGGCTCGCGCCAGACTCGGTGAGCTGCTGACCCGGCTCACCGGCGACGAGAAGCACGCGCCCAGCGCATACTCGACCCTCGACGTGCTCTGGGTGCTCTACGACCGGGTGCTGCGCGCCTCGCCCGGCAGCGTCGACGATCCCGACCGCGACCGCTTCCTGCTCTCCAAGGGGCACGGGCCGGCCGCGTACTACGCGGTTCTCGCGGCCAAGGGTTTCATCCCCGAGGAGTGGCTCGACGACCTCGCCGGACCGGACAGCCGGCTCGGCCACCACCCCGACCGCCTGCTCGTGCCGGGCGTCGAGATCGGCTCCGGCTCGCTCGGCCACGGCCTCGGACTCGGCGTGGGCACCGCGCTGGGCCTGCGGGCCCAGGGCCTCACCGACCCGAGGGTGTACGTGCTGGTCGGTGACGCCGAGCTCGACGAGGGTTCCAACCACGAGGCGATCGCGTACGCGGGCACCACCGGCCTCGACAGCCTCACCGCGATCGTCATCGACAACCAGTCGTCCACGCACGGGTGGCCGGGCGGGCTGGCCAGCCGGTTCCACGGGTGGACGTCGTCCACTGTCGATGGTCGAAACCACGACGCCATCGAGGCGGGGCTGCGGGCACACACCGGTGCCGCGCCGCACGTCGTCGTGGCCGTGGTCGAGAAGAAGGGTTGA
- the soxR gene encoding redox-sensitive transcriptional activator SoxR, protein MTDTSLTIGELSRRSGVAPSALRYYERLGLIRAVRTGGNQRRYERAELRRVAFIRISQQVGVSLEEIREALASLPESRTPTKADWAALSARWRGRLDERIAFMERLRDDLTGCIGCGCLSLQRCRLSNPDDQLAAEGAGSRLLLPPGLS, encoded by the coding sequence ATGACCGACACCTCATTGACGATCGGCGAACTCTCCCGCCGCTCCGGCGTGGCGCCCTCCGCGCTGCGGTACTACGAGCGGCTGGGCTTGATCCGGGCGGTGCGCACGGGCGGCAACCAGCGCCGGTACGAACGCGCCGAGCTGCGCCGCGTGGCCTTTATCCGGATCTCCCAGCAGGTCGGCGTGTCACTGGAGGAGATCCGCGAGGCGTTGGCGTCGCTGCCCGAGTCGCGCACACCCACCAAGGCCGACTGGGCGGCACTGTCCGCGCGGTGGCGCGGCCGTCTCGACGAGCGGATCGCATTTATGGAACGCCTCCGCGACGACCTGACCGGCTGCATCGGCTGTGGCTGCCTGTCACTGCAGCGATGCCGCCTCTCCAACCCCGACGACCAGCTGGCGGCCGAAGGCGCGGGATCGAGGCTGCTCCTGCCGCCGGGCCTCAGCTGA
- a CDS encoding NAD(P)H-quinone oxidoreductase: MHAITIPRPGGPEVLTWAEVPDAAPAEGEILVRAAATAVNRADLLQRQGHYNPPPGASPYPGLEVSGTDVATGEAVCALLGGGGYAELVAVPRAHTLPVPAGLSVADAAALPEVACTVWSNVGHDLNGKTLLVHGGASGIGTFAIQFGVALGATVVTTARKAKHARLKELGAHRTIDYTSEDWVAEVGEADVILDIIGARYLARNLDVLASGGRLAIIGLQGGVKAELDLRVLMAKRASISATTLRARSHDEKAAIVRGVRDHVWPLVESGAIKPVIDRRLPLSEAAEAHRIVEASDHIGKVLLTVS; the protein is encoded by the coding sequence CGCCGCGCCTGCCGAGGGCGAGATCCTGGTTCGCGCCGCGGCGACCGCCGTCAACCGGGCCGATCTGCTTCAGCGGCAAGGGCACTACAACCCGCCTCCCGGCGCGTCGCCTTACCCGGGCCTGGAGGTCAGCGGCACCGACGTGGCGACCGGCGAGGCGGTCTGCGCGCTGCTCGGTGGTGGTGGCTACGCGGAGTTGGTTGCTGTGCCGAGGGCGCACACGCTGCCGGTGCCCGCGGGCCTGTCCGTCGCGGACGCGGCCGCGCTGCCCGAGGTGGCCTGCACCGTCTGGTCGAACGTGGGCCACGACCTGAACGGCAAGACGCTGCTGGTGCACGGGGGCGCGAGCGGCATCGGTACGTTCGCGATCCAGTTCGGGGTGGCGCTGGGGGCGACCGTGGTCACCACCGCGCGGAAGGCCAAGCACGCGCGGCTCAAGGAGCTGGGTGCGCACCGGACGATCGACTACACCAGTGAGGACTGGGTGGCCGAGGTGGGCGAGGCGGACGTCATCCTCGACATCATCGGGGCGCGCTACCTGGCCCGAAACCTCGACGTGCTGGCCTCGGGAGGGCGGTTGGCGATCATCGGGTTGCAGGGTGGGGTCAAGGCGGAGCTGGACCTGCGGGTGCTGATGGCCAAGCGGGCGTCGATCTCCGCGACGACGCTGCGGGCCCGCAGCCACGACGAAAAGGCCGCCATAGTACGGGGAGTGCGTGACCACGTCTGGCCGCTCGTGGAGTCGGGTGCGATCAAGCCGGTGATCGACCGGCGCCTGCCGCTGTCAGAGGCCGCCGAGGCCCACCGGATCGTGGAGGCGAGCGACCACATCGGCAAGGTGCTGCTGACCGTCAGCTGA